A region of Paractinoplanes abujensis DNA encodes the following proteins:
- a CDS encoding TetR/AcrR family transcriptional regulator, with amino-acid sequence MGNREALLEGAKRCLYEKGYARTTARDIANAAGTSLAAIGYHYRSTDALLNAALFQAMQEWGDEMAKALATDDLAGATPLERFEAVWVRILDSFRANQALWAMQLEVVIQSRHQPEVREQLAAGLTGARAGLAALFDEGNDEADERTTAAVGSLYQALLTGVLMQWLIDPETAPTGHDLAVALRRAAATVAQ; translated from the coding sequence ATGGGAAACCGTGAGGCCCTGCTCGAGGGCGCCAAGCGCTGCCTGTACGAGAAGGGCTATGCCCGCACCACCGCGCGCGACATCGCGAACGCGGCCGGCACCAGCCTGGCCGCGATCGGCTACCACTACCGCTCGACCGACGCCCTGCTCAACGCCGCCCTGTTCCAGGCGATGCAGGAGTGGGGCGACGAGATGGCCAAGGCCCTGGCCACCGACGACCTGGCCGGCGCGACCCCGCTGGAGCGGTTCGAGGCGGTCTGGGTGCGCATCCTCGACTCGTTCCGGGCCAACCAGGCCCTCTGGGCCATGCAGCTCGAAGTGGTCATCCAGAGCCGGCATCAGCCCGAGGTGCGCGAGCAGCTCGCCGCCGGGCTCACCGGGGCCCGGGCCGGGCTGGCCGCGCTCTTCGACGAGGGCAACGACGAGGCCGACGAGAGGACGACGGCCGCGGTCGGCTCGCTCTACCAGGCGCTGCTCACCGGGGTGCTGATGCAGTGGCTGATCGACCCGGAGACCGCCCCCACCGGCCACGACCTGGCCGTGGCCCTGCGCCGGGCGGCCGCCACCGTCGCCCAGTGA
- a CDS encoding type I polyketide synthase, giving the protein MNPSVDQIVEALRRSMQDNERLRTENDRLAAAAAEPIAIVGMACRFPGGMTSPEQLWEAVLGGHDGVGEWPADRGWDTDAIYDPEPGVPGKCVTRHGSFLYDAAEFDPALFGISPREAVEMDPQQRLLLETSWEALERTGIDPTSLRGSSTGVFAGVMYHDYPAGAAGSIVSGRIAYVLGLEGPALTVDTACSSSLVALHLAAAALRSGECSLALAGGVTVMSTPQTFIEFSEQGGLAPDGRCKPFAGAADGTGWGEGVGVLVVERLSDALANGHDVLAVVRGTAVNSDGASSGLTAPNGPAQQRVIRQALDAAGLAPADVDVVEAHGTGTTLGDPIEAQALLATYGRDRSAPLLLGSIKSNIGHTQAAAGVAGVIKMVQAMRHGVVPGSLHVDEPSPMVDWTAGAVELATGAVAWPAVARPRRAGVSSFGLSGTNAHVIIEQAAPVAEPAPAPARPAGPLPLLISARTEQARAGQLDRLAEHLATARPEQADVAWSLVTGRAQLPLRAAVVPPETTPILGEAAEAPLAVLFTGQGSQRAGMGSELAARFPVFASAYAAARVDVVGDIDQTGVAQPSIFAFEVALYRLIESWGIKPDYVAGHSIGEIAAAHVSGVLSLGDAKTLVSVRARLMQALPAGGVMVAVAAAEASVRPLLTAGVDIAAVNGPESVVLSGGEGAVQAVVDALGVKATRLKTSHAFHSHLMEPMLDEFAAAISGLTFNQPKIPVVATGDLTEPGYWVRHVRDTVRFADNVLTLLGRGVRTFLEVGPDATLTGLGRRISDDATFIALQRRNKPEEHTLVTGVATAWTRGADVDWTSLLTGGRRVALPTYAFDRQRYWAAGPAVADAGTGHPLLDAVVAVPGTDTTVLTGRLSAGTAAWLPDHEIFGSVLLPGTAFVELALQAGHETGCPHLADLVQEAPLTLAAGQTRQLQVVVGERTAAGTRPVRIWSRPGADAEWTRHAAGELTGDAPAAAGTLSVWPPAGAVTIGVDDAYPRLRALGYGYGPAFQGLRAAWELDGDLYAEVTLPEPDHAFGMHPALLDAAMHAELLRDTGDDDGLQLPFAWNDVALHATGASTVRVRIAHPAADRISLLVTDETGRPVLTVGSLVSRPLTADRLTDEPLLAVTWAPLAATAATGPAELVHIYGVDDLDVIVGSGQHLAAVATVVPEADGDVPGRTRDTTMDVLRLLQAWLGRDELTESRLVLLTRRAVAVGEDDHLDVVAAPVWGLVRAAQAENPDRFLLLDTDGPPAEELLAQALASGEPELAIRDGQLLVPRLAPATVPAGDAPWAGGTVLVTGGTGGLGALIAEHLVRTHGVRDLVLSSRRGPDAPGAAELRARLVAAGATVRLLAADVADRDDVDRLVAMAGPALTGVVHAAGVGDNALLTQLDAERVSTVLAPKADAAWHLHEATAHLPIAAFVLLSSAGGLVLAAGQGNYAAANVFLDGLARYRHGQGLPATALAYGLWDAGAGLAAQLTDADRDRMRRLGLPALDTPEALTLFDRAVASGVPELVLLPVDRAALAARTDDLPALLRGLAPARRNRDRATARSLGAGEGLRQRLAGLSPADRDRALLQLVREQVATVLAHGSADAIAPERPFTDLGFDSLTAVELRNALSATTGLRLPATLVFDHPSAAATARLLGAELGSEPAAGITAPVAVPAADPGEPIAIVAMACRYPGRVASPEDLWRLVADGVDAVGTFPADRGWDLEGLYDPEPGRPGRSCTREGAFLYDAADFDPALFEISPREAVGMDPQQRLLLEVAWETAERAGIDPTSLRGSDTGVFAGVMYHDYAGGAAGSIVSGRVSYALGLEGPAVTVDTACSSSLVALHWAIQALRSGDCSLALAGGVTVMSTPEMLCYFSEQRGLAPDGRCKSFAGSADGTGWGEGAGLLLLERLSDAERNGHEILAVVRGSAVNQDGASNGLTAPNGPAQQRVIRQALAGAGLTAADVDVVEAHGTGTTLGDPIEAQALLATYGQDRDIPLLLGSIKSNIGHTQAAAGVAGIIKVVEAMRHGVVPRTLHVDEPSPMVDWEAGAVDLVTDTVDWPAVDRPRRAAVSSFGLSGTNAHVIVEQAPVPAPRPPAVVPSGPVPVAVSARTASAVPGQAARLAAAPGDLLDLAYSSFTTRAALEHRMVVLAATEDELRAGLAAGHGITGAAGTGPLALLFTGQGAQRAGMGRELSERFPVFAAAFAAALAATGAPGTGDVGRTGVAQPLIFAFEVALHRLLESWGVRPDFLAGHSIGEIAAAHVAGVLSLEDAGALVAARAELMQALPAGGVMVAVAASEETVRPLLAGDVDIAAVNGPAAVVLSGLEADVEAVVAALDVRATRLKTSHAFHSRLMEPMLGEFAGIVGQLTFHPPAVPVIASGDVSDPSYWVRHVRDTVRFADTVAGLLDRGVTTFLEVGPDAILTNLGRQITDDATFVALQKRDRAEDRELLTGLATAWTRGVGVDWQALLTGGRRTTLPTYAFDRRRFWMAHDPAATTAPVTITEPAAPDPGQADDLRRTLSTLPAADGDRLLLRLVRGHVATVLGHSSADDIEPDRPFKELGFDSNAAVELRNQLNAATGVTLPATLVFDHPTSEAVAAVVRDLLTPRAADPATVVLAEVDRLDALLDSADVNGSRPRVTARLEALLRKWQRDQDSPGESAGDGLDLDSATDDELFGVLDDALGLGGSDTDRVEIG; this is encoded by the coding sequence GTGAACCCGTCCGTGGACCAGATCGTCGAGGCCCTGCGCCGTTCCATGCAGGACAACGAGCGGCTGCGCACCGAGAACGACCGGCTCGCCGCGGCGGCGGCCGAACCGATCGCCATCGTCGGCATGGCCTGCCGGTTCCCCGGCGGCATGACCTCGCCCGAGCAGCTGTGGGAGGCGGTGCTGGGCGGACACGACGGCGTGGGCGAGTGGCCCGCCGACCGGGGCTGGGACACCGACGCCATCTACGACCCCGAGCCCGGCGTGCCCGGCAAGTGCGTGACCCGGCACGGCAGTTTCCTTTACGACGCGGCCGAGTTCGATCCGGCGCTGTTCGGTATCTCGCCCCGCGAGGCGGTGGAGATGGACCCGCAGCAGCGGCTGCTGCTGGAGACGTCGTGGGAGGCGCTGGAGCGTACGGGCATCGACCCCACCTCGCTGCGCGGCAGCAGCACCGGCGTGTTCGCCGGTGTCATGTACCACGACTACCCGGCCGGCGCGGCGGGCAGCATCGTCTCCGGCCGGATCGCGTACGTGCTCGGCCTGGAGGGCCCCGCGCTGACCGTCGACACCGCGTGCTCCTCGTCGCTGGTCGCGCTGCACCTGGCGGCCGCGGCGCTGCGCTCCGGCGAGTGCTCGCTGGCCCTGGCCGGGGGCGTCACCGTGATGTCCACCCCGCAGACGTTCATCGAGTTCAGCGAGCAGGGCGGGCTGGCCCCGGACGGCCGCTGCAAGCCGTTCGCGGGCGCGGCCGACGGCACCGGCTGGGGCGAAGGCGTCGGCGTGCTGGTGGTCGAGCGGCTCTCCGACGCCCTGGCCAACGGCCACGACGTGCTGGCCGTGGTCCGGGGCACGGCGGTCAACTCCGACGGCGCGAGCAGCGGGCTGACCGCGCCCAACGGACCGGCCCAGCAGCGGGTGATCCGGCAGGCCCTGGACGCCGCCGGTCTGGCCCCGGCCGACGTGGACGTGGTGGAGGCGCACGGCACCGGCACGACGCTCGGCGACCCGATCGAGGCGCAGGCGCTGCTGGCCACGTACGGACGGGACCGCTCGGCGCCGCTGCTGCTGGGCTCGATCAAGTCGAACATCGGGCACACGCAGGCCGCGGCCGGTGTCGCCGGCGTCATCAAGATGGTGCAGGCCATGCGGCACGGGGTCGTGCCGGGCTCGCTGCACGTGGACGAGCCGTCGCCGATGGTGGACTGGACGGCCGGCGCGGTCGAACTGGCCACCGGCGCGGTGGCCTGGCCCGCGGTGGCTCGTCCGCGCCGGGCCGGGGTCTCGTCGTTCGGGCTCAGCGGCACCAACGCCCACGTCATCATCGAACAGGCCGCACCGGTCGCCGAGCCCGCCCCGGCTCCGGCACGGCCGGCCGGACCATTGCCGCTGCTCATCTCGGCGCGCACCGAGCAGGCCCGCGCCGGGCAGCTCGACCGCCTCGCCGAGCACCTGGCCACCGCCCGGCCGGAGCAGGCGGACGTGGCCTGGTCACTGGTGACCGGCCGCGCGCAGTTGCCGCTGCGCGCGGCCGTCGTCCCGCCGGAGACGACCCCGATCCTCGGCGAGGCCGCGGAAGCGCCGCTGGCCGTGTTGTTCACCGGTCAGGGGTCGCAGCGGGCCGGGATGGGTTCGGAGTTGGCGGCCCGGTTCCCGGTGTTCGCTTCCGCCTATGCCGCGGCTCGGGTGGATGTCGTGGGTGACATCGATCAGACGGGGGTGGCGCAGCCGTCGATCTTCGCGTTCGAGGTGGCGTTGTACCGGTTGATCGAGTCGTGGGGGATCAAGCCGGACTATGTGGCGGGGCATTCGATCGGTGAGATCGCGGCCGCGCATGTGTCCGGTGTTCTGTCGTTGGGGGACGCCAAGACTCTGGTTTCCGTACGGGCCCGGTTGATGCAGGCGTTGCCGGCCGGTGGGGTGATGGTGGCTGTCGCCGCCGCTGAAGCGTCGGTTCGCCCGTTGCTGACCGCGGGGGTGGACATCGCCGCGGTCAACGGCCCGGAGTCGGTCGTGTTGTCCGGTGGCGAAGGAGCCGTGCAGGCGGTCGTGGACGCGCTGGGTGTGAAGGCGACGCGGCTCAAGACGTCGCACGCGTTCCATTCGCACCTGATGGAGCCGATGCTCGACGAGTTCGCGGCGGCGATCAGCGGCCTGACGTTCAACCAGCCCAAGATCCCGGTCGTTGCCACCGGTGACCTGACTGAGCCGGGCTACTGGGTGCGGCACGTCCGCGACACGGTCCGGTTCGCCGACAACGTCCTGACGCTGCTCGGCCGGGGCGTGCGGACCTTCCTGGAGGTGGGACCGGACGCGACCCTGACCGGCCTCGGCCGCCGGATCAGCGACGACGCCACCTTCATCGCGCTGCAGCGGCGCAACAAGCCCGAGGAACACACCCTTGTCACCGGTGTCGCCACCGCCTGGACCCGCGGCGCCGACGTGGACTGGACCTCGCTGCTGACCGGCGGACGTCGGGTCGCCCTCCCGACGTACGCCTTCGATCGGCAGCGCTACTGGGCGGCCGGCCCGGCGGTTGCCGACGCCGGGACCGGTCACCCCCTCCTGGACGCCGTCGTCGCGGTGCCCGGCACGGACACCACCGTGCTGACCGGGCGGCTCAGCGCGGGCACCGCCGCCTGGCTGCCCGACCACGAGATCTTCGGCTCGGTGCTGCTGCCCGGCACGGCCTTCGTGGAGCTGGCCCTGCAGGCCGGGCACGAGACCGGCTGCCCCCACCTGGCCGACCTGGTGCAGGAGGCGCCGCTGACCCTGGCCGCGGGCCAGACCCGGCAGCTGCAGGTGGTCGTGGGCGAGCGCACCGCGGCCGGCACCCGGCCCGTACGGATCTGGTCGCGGCCCGGCGCCGACGCCGAGTGGACCCGGCACGCCGCCGGTGAGCTCACCGGCGACGCCCCCGCCGCGGCCGGCACCCTGTCCGTCTGGCCGCCGGCCGGTGCCGTCACGATCGGCGTCGACGACGCCTACCCACGGCTGCGCGCCCTGGGCTACGGCTACGGGCCGGCCTTCCAGGGCCTGCGCGCGGCCTGGGAACTCGACGGCGACCTGTACGCCGAGGTGACCCTGCCCGAGCCGGACCACGCCTTCGGGATGCACCCCGCCCTGCTCGACGCGGCCATGCACGCCGAGCTGCTGCGCGACACCGGTGACGACGACGGCCTCCAGTTGCCGTTCGCCTGGAACGACGTCGCCCTGCACGCCACCGGGGCCAGCACCGTACGGGTCCGGATCGCGCATCCCGCCGCCGACCGGATCAGCCTGCTCGTCACCGACGAGACCGGTCGTCCGGTGCTCACCGTCGGCTCGCTGGTGTCCCGCCCGCTCACCGCGGACCGCCTCACCGACGAGCCGCTGCTCGCCGTGACCTGGGCCCCGCTGGCCGCGACGGCCGCGACCGGGCCGGCTGAGCTGGTGCACATCTACGGCGTGGACGACCTCGACGTGATCGTCGGCAGCGGGCAGCACCTGGCCGCCGTGGCCACCGTCGTGCCCGAGGCGGACGGCGACGTGCCCGGCCGCACCCGCGACACCACCATGGACGTTCTCCGCCTGCTGCAGGCCTGGCTGGGCCGCGACGAGCTGACCGAGTCGCGGCTCGTGCTGCTGACCCGGCGGGCCGTCGCGGTGGGCGAGGACGACCACCTCGACGTGGTCGCGGCGCCGGTCTGGGGGCTCGTCCGGGCCGCTCAGGCCGAGAACCCGGATCGGTTCCTGCTGCTCGACACCGACGGCCCGCCCGCCGAGGAGCTGCTGGCCCAGGCGCTGGCGAGCGGCGAACCCGAGCTGGCGATCCGCGACGGCCAGTTGCTCGTGCCGCGGCTGGCCCCGGCCACCGTCCCCGCCGGCGACGCCCCCTGGGCCGGTGGCACCGTGCTGGTCACCGGGGGCACGGGCGGGCTGGGCGCGCTGATCGCCGAGCACCTGGTGCGGACCCACGGCGTACGGGATCTGGTGTTGAGCAGCCGCCGCGGCCCGGACGCCCCGGGCGCGGCCGAGCTGCGGGCCCGGCTCGTCGCGGCGGGCGCCACCGTGCGTCTCCTCGCCGCCGACGTGGCCGACCGGGACGACGTGGACCGGCTGGTCGCCATGGCCGGGCCGGCGCTGACCGGCGTCGTGCACGCGGCCGGGGTCGGCGACAACGCGCTGCTGACCCAGCTCGACGCCGAGCGGGTTTCCACCGTGCTGGCGCCCAAGGCCGACGCCGCCTGGCACCTGCACGAGGCCACCGCGCACCTGCCGATCGCCGCGTTCGTCCTGCTCAGCTCGGCCGGTGGGCTGGTGCTGGCGGCCGGGCAGGGCAACTACGCCGCGGCCAACGTGTTCCTCGACGGGCTGGCCCGCTACCGGCACGGCCAGGGCCTGCCCGCGACCGCGCTGGCGTACGGGCTGTGGGACGCGGGCGCCGGCCTGGCCGCCCAGCTGACCGACGCCGACCGGGACCGGATGCGCCGCCTGGGCCTGCCCGCCCTGGACACCCCCGAGGCGCTCACCCTGTTCGACCGCGCGGTGGCTTCCGGCGTACCGGAACTGGTTCTCCTGCCCGTGGACCGGGCCGCGCTGGCCGCCCGCACCGACGACCTGCCGGCGCTGCTGCGCGGCCTGGCCCCGGCCCGCCGGAACCGCGACCGCGCCACCGCCCGCAGTCTCGGCGCGGGGGAGGGACTGCGGCAGCGGCTCGCCGGGCTCAGCCCCGCCGACCGCGACCGGGCGCTGCTGCAGCTGGTCCGCGAGCAGGTCGCCACGGTGCTGGCGCACGGCTCGGCCGACGCCATCGCCCCCGAGCGCCCGTTCACCGACCTGGGCTTCGACTCGCTGACCGCGGTGGAGCTGCGCAACGCGCTGAGCGCCACCACCGGACTGCGGCTGCCGGCCACGCTCGTCTTCGACCACCCGTCGGCCGCCGCCACCGCCCGTTTGCTCGGCGCCGAACTGGGCAGCGAACCGGCCGCCGGCATCACCGCGCCGGTCGCCGTCCCGGCCGCCGACCCGGGCGAGCCGATCGCCATCGTGGCCATGGCCTGTCGCTACCCCGGTAGGGTGGCCTCGCCGGAGGACCTGTGGCGGCTGGTGGCCGACGGCGTCGACGCGGTCGGCACCTTCCCGGCGGACCGCGGCTGGGACCTCGAAGGCCTCTACGACCCCGAGCCGGGCCGGCCGGGCCGCAGCTGCACCCGCGAGGGCGCCTTTCTCTACGACGCGGCCGACTTCGACCCCGCGCTGTTCGAGATCTCGCCGCGGGAGGCGGTCGGCATGGACCCCCAGCAGCGTCTGCTGCTCGAGGTCGCCTGGGAGACCGCCGAGCGGGCCGGCATCGACCCGACCTCACTGCGGGGCAGCGACACCGGTGTCTTCGCGGGCGTGATGTACCACGACTACGCGGGCGGCGCGGCCGGCAGCATCGTGTCCGGCCGGGTCTCGTACGCGCTCGGTCTGGAGGGCCCGGCGGTCACCGTGGACACCGCCTGCTCGTCGTCGCTGGTCGCGCTGCACTGGGCGATCCAGGCGCTGCGGTCCGGTGACTGCTCGCTGGCGCTGGCCGGTGGGGTCACGGTGATGAGCACGCCCGAGATGCTCTGCTACTTCAGCGAGCAGCGCGGACTCGCGCCGGACGGGCGGTGCAAGTCGTTCGCGGGTTCCGCCGACGGCACCGGTTGGGGTGAGGGCGCCGGTCTGCTGCTGCTGGAACGGCTCTCCGACGCCGAGCGCAACGGCCACGAGATCCTTGCCGTCGTACGGGGTTCGGCCGTCAACCAGGACGGGGCCAGCAACGGGCTGACCGCGCCCAACGGCCCGGCTCAGCAGCGCGTGATCCGGCAGGCTCTGGCCGGCGCCGGGCTGACCGCGGCCGACGTGGACGTGGTGGAGGCGCACGGCACCGGCACGACGCTGGGTGACCCGATCGAGGCGCAGGCCTTGCTGGCCACCTACGGCCAGGACCGTGACATCCCGCTGCTGCTGGGTTCGATCAAGTCGAACATCGGCCACACGCAGGCCGCGGCGGGGGTGGCTGGGATCATCAAGGTGGTCGAGGCCATGCGGCACGGGGTGGTTCCTCGTACGTTGCACGTGGACGAGCCGTCGCCGATGGTCGATTGGGAGGCCGGGGCGGTCGACCTCGTGACCGACACGGTCGACTGGCCCGCGGTGGACCGGCCGCGCCGGGCCGCGGTGTCGTCGTTCGGGTTGAGCGGCACCAACGCCCACGTCATCGTCGAGCAGGCTCCGGTCCCGGCTCCGCGGCCACCCGCGGTCGTTCCGTCCGGCCCGGTGCCGGTCGCTGTCTCCGCCCGTACGGCGTCGGCGGTTCCCGGACAGGCCGCCCGGCTCGCCGCCGCCCCCGGCGACCTGCTCGACCTCGCCTACTCCTCGTTCACCACGCGGGCCGCTCTCGAGCACCGGATGGTCGTGCTGGCCGCCACCGAGGACGAACTGCGCGCCGGCCTGGCCGCCGGGCACGGCATCACCGGCGCGGCCGGCACCGGACCGCTCGCCCTGCTCTTCACCGGTCAGGGCGCCCAGCGGGCCGGCATGGGCCGGGAGCTGAGCGAACGGTTCCCGGTCTTCGCGGCCGCCTTCGCCGCCGCGCTGGCCGCCACCGGCGCGCCCGGCACCGGTGACGTGGGCCGGACCGGCGTGGCCCAGCCGCTCATCTTCGCGTTCGAGGTGGCCCTGCACCGGCTGCTCGAGTCGTGGGGCGTCCGGCCCGACTTCCTGGCCGGGCACTCGATCGGCGAGATCGCCGCCGCGCACGTCGCCGGTGTCCTGTCGCTGGAGGACGCCGGGGCGCTGGTCGCCGCGCGGGCCGAACTGATGCAGGCCCTGCCCGCGGGCGGCGTGATGGTGGCGGTGGCCGCGAGCGAGGAGACCGTACGGCCTCTGCTCGCCGGCGACGTCGACATCGCCGCGGTGAACGGCCCCGCCGCGGTCGTCCTGTCCGGGCTCGAGGCCGACGTCGAGGCCGTGGTGGCCGCGCTGGACGTGCGGGCGACCCGGCTCAAGACCTCGCACGCGTTCCACTCGCGGCTGATGGAACCGATGCTCGGCGAGTTCGCGGGCATCGTGGGCCAGCTGACCTTCCACCCGCCGGCCGTCCCGGTGATCGCGTCGGGCGACGTGAGCGACCCGTCGTACTGGGTGCGGCACGTGCGCGACACGGTCCGGTTCGCCGACACCGTGGCCGGGCTGCTCGACCGCGGCGTGACGACGTTCCTGGAGGTCGGGCCGGACGCGATCCTGACCAACCTGGGCCGCCAGATCACCGACGACGCGACCTTCGTGGCCCTGCAGAAGCGCGACCGCGCCGAGGACCGGGAACTGCTCACCGGCCTGGCCACCGCGTGGACCCGGGGCGTCGGCGTGGACTGGCAGGCGCTGCTGACCGGGGGCCGCAGAACCACCCTTCCCACGTACGCGTTCGACCGGCGGCGGTTCTGGATGGCGCACGACCCGGCGGCCACGACCGCACCGGTGACGATCACCGAGCCGGCGGCCCCCGACCCCGGGCAGGCCGACGACCTGCGCCGCACGCTGAGCACCCTGCCCGCCGCCGACGGGGACCGGCTGCTGCTGCGGCTCGTCCGCGGCCACGTCGCCACGGTGCTCGGCCACTCCTCGGCCGACGACATCGAGCCGGACCGGCCGTTCAAGGAGCTCGGCTTCGACTCCAACGCCGCGGTCGAGCTGCGCAACCAGCTCAACGCGGCCACCGGTGTCACGCTGCCGGCCACGCTCGTCTTCGACCACCCGACCAGCGAGGCGGTCGCCGCCGTGGTGCGGGACCTGCTGACACCGCGGGCCGCCGACCCCGCCACGGTCGTCCTGGCCGAGGTGGACCGGCTCGACGCGCTGCTCGACAGCGCCGACGTGAACGGCAGCCGCCCGCGGGTCACCGCGCGGCTCGAGGCGCTGCTGCGCAAGTGGCAGCGCGACCAGGACAGCCCGGGGGAGAGCGCCGGCGACGGCCTCGACCTCGACTCCGCCACCGACGACGAGTTGTTCGGCGTGCTCGACGACGCGCTCGGGCTCGGCGGCTCCGACACCGACCGCGTCGAGATTGGTTGA
- a CDS encoding outer membrane protein assembly factor BamB family protein: protein MLHSLRRRSVRVLGLLTALTVAVAASTTPATAGTLTDWTMNGNNLLNTRSNLLETKITTKNVSRLKAKWTFATHGDVSATPIVAKGAVYFPDWGGYLYKLDAATGQQIWSKKISDYDGVTGSLSRTAVAISGNTLFLGTQVGANLLAVDATTGALKWKTQLDPHVAAILTMSPVVHNGVVYEGVSSTEGEMSAFDPTYKCCTFRGNFNAVDANTGKVLWKRYMVPDNGNQPTGYAGGAMWGTPAIDPVRGTVYVTSGQNYRVPDSVNQCQNNGGTPPQCYSPDNHIDSILALNLKTGAIKWATGAMRFDAWNASCIPGLPPNNCPANPGYDYDFGDGAHIFGFKDKNGKLRDAVGGGEKSGEYWALDPDTGNVLWSAAPGPGGHVGGIMWGTAWDAKRIYVAEANFFKTPYQLADGTPSTGSSYAALDPATGRVQWQVPDPTPGFAWGPLTVAADVLYGSSTSGHMYAMDSATGRILWDFTAPYSSNSGASVVDGVVYWGNGYAKFANGAGTTGSFTSGTFYAFSVDGK, encoded by the coding sequence ATGTTGCATTCCCTGCGCCGGAGGTCCGTACGGGTCCTGGGCCTGCTGACGGCGCTGACCGTCGCCGTGGCGGCGAGCACGACGCCCGCCACGGCGGGCACCCTCACCGACTGGACGATGAACGGCAACAACCTGCTCAACACCCGCTCGAACCTGCTGGAAACCAAGATCACGACGAAGAACGTGAGCCGGCTCAAGGCCAAGTGGACGTTCGCCACCCACGGCGACGTCTCGGCCACCCCGATCGTGGCCAAGGGCGCCGTCTACTTCCCCGACTGGGGCGGTTACCTCTACAAGCTGGACGCGGCGACCGGTCAGCAGATCTGGTCGAAGAAGATCTCCGACTACGACGGAGTGACCGGCTCGCTGTCGCGCACCGCGGTCGCCATCAGCGGCAACACGCTGTTCCTGGGCACCCAGGTCGGGGCGAACCTGCTGGCGGTCGACGCCACCACCGGGGCGCTCAAGTGGAAGACCCAGCTCGACCCGCACGTCGCGGCGATCCTGACGATGTCGCCGGTGGTGCACAACGGCGTCGTGTACGAGGGTGTCTCGTCCACCGAGGGTGAGATGTCGGCGTTCGACCCGACCTACAAGTGCTGCACCTTCCGCGGCAACTTCAACGCGGTCGACGCGAACACCGGCAAGGTGCTCTGGAAGCGCTACATGGTGCCGGACAACGGCAACCAGCCGACCGGCTACGCGGGCGGTGCGATGTGGGGCACCCCGGCCATCGACCCGGTCCGCGGCACCGTCTACGTCACCAGCGGCCAGAACTACCGCGTGCCGGACAGCGTCAACCAGTGCCAGAACAACGGCGGCACCCCGCCGCAGTGCTACTCGCCCGACAACCACATCGACTCGATCCTGGCCCTCAACCTGAAGACCGGCGCGATCAAGTGGGCCACCGGCGCGATGCGCTTCGACGCGTGGAACGCCTCCTGCATCCCCGGCCTGCCGCCGAACAACTGCCCGGCCAACCCCGGCTACGACTACGACTTCGGCGACGGCGCGCACATCTTCGGCTTCAAGGACAAGAACGGCAAGCTGCGCGACGCGGTCGGCGGCGGCGAGAAGAGCGGCGAGTACTGGGCGCTCGACCCCGACACCGGCAATGTGCTGTGGAGCGCGGCGCCCGGCCCCGGCGGCCACGTGGGCGGCATCATGTGGGGCACGGCGTGGGACGCCAAGCGCATCTACGTCGCCGAGGCCAACTTCTTCAAGACGCCGTACCAGCTGGCCGACGGCACCCCGTCCACCGGCAGCAGCTACGCGGCGCTCGACCCGGCCACCGGCCGCGTGCAGTGGCAGGTCCCGGACCCGACGCCGGGCTTCGCGTGGGGCCCGCTGACGGTCGCCGCGGACGTGCTCTACGGCAGCTCGACCAGCGGTCACATGTACGCCATGGACTCGGCCACCGGCCGGATCCTGTGGGACTTCACCGCGCCGTACTCGTCGAACTCGGGCGCCTCGGTGGTGGACGGTGTCGTCTACTGGGGCAACGGCTACGCCAAGTTCGCCAACGGGGCCGGCACCACCGGCAGCTTCACCAGCGGCACGTTCTACGCCTTCTCCGTCGACGGCAAGTGA